In one Butyrivibrio proteoclasticus B316 genomic region, the following are encoded:
- a CDS encoding InlB B-repeat-containing protein codes for MLKETKRLLAVLLAVAFAITTFGSDFSFARVFAAEDEVVQKTVAEDQIDTVEWEAVQGDEQNEESPAEGALADGSDSNEIKEEVSSEDAASAQAETPDQESEASGQEVVPEANPDVNNEGQIVEESISENTLEVAVTENSSDNASTIASSDSASLSSSEEAATSASSDAASTEASNKKISSPAQGFTGESVGIHVEVEAQEGVFPAGTTMVVNAISDRLAIDTAKEALGETVQQAKGVDISFYNAEGQEIEPSDSKYVHVSISLSSELSGETFSVLHKDDAGNTEKVANANADGASFNANAFSVYIVAGEGDSSHDTDDKRAICTYTFYVDTTEFNTQLVKEGDTLAHPGIPSGLGSDEEFLGWFTSDGQEVKFGKVEHVTANSKVDAYAKIQTTYYLTFIGVDGEVVHVKKKVVVTGESTMVDVNDITTNPKKDTQAFYGWSLKKDSKDIITGQVDISKVHEVYAVATDVHWIHFDENDGVKGGGASYTGPIHVKTGETASEPAEPTRHGYIFGGWYTKKGAEAGKVDESSKFDWSKVFTDDDEDITLYAKWSPNKYAQYTIVVWKQNIEDDKAITDNSQKTYDYSGTYTATAKVGTKVSKALAGDYAKIKEEGFHYSWIEGVRLENGTPVKEEKVRTEEDTIINVYYDRDLMSIKFYVDKHGTTYNDLVFTGLYEQKLSKYGYVWPEDAGPWVFEPKLLETELKYLHLDFVDSFIFTTYCKGTVLKVYQYKKGEVNTDYYYYYQELDGTTYTLDHKISHYGHEGYRFEFFCDDYYNGFKPEYYIQNGVKHDMVSGEKITGNYTIDNSDDIHLYFKRLSSKIEFKDNFMGNTSVVAADPVFDSILYEMPLDGSYNNIDYKGLAPDLSKDHAYDKPGYKFVGWYVDESGQKEYKWNDKMPLANKILYAKYEKVTCHVILDPNGGQLINQQKAEFDVPYRDTLSKISLNKNIVRDGYEFVGWFEDTAGNSPYGYGEVLTDIKLTAMWRRPGNVKIVYVAGDHGSGEPEDKYIYAVDSSAVVGAPPKNVEKDYVFIGWTIDNDKNNILYYPNNYFGIKEEYLVDKVTRGADTVKYVVLRANYNTREGSGIDPVYTTITYHSNDPRNLSKDVILGPNGVDKLKVNEAVNSLTLSEAGFERPGYVFLGWSKVPGDNRNAKFVDPGQKIAADNDGIPNDLYAIWVTSGDNPPPPDEPDQPVVIPTPPDPPTTVTTVTTVTPAPAGQVLGARRETGNGQAVLGARRGRTEDTTNLALRVLAIVAAGAVAAGLLITSRKKDDEQKEE; via the coding sequence ATGCTTAAAGAGACAAAGAGATTACTGGCAGTTTTACTGGCGGTCGCTTTCGCAATCACTACCTTTGGTAGTGATTTTTCTTTTGCACGAGTTTTTGCTGCGGAAGATGAAGTAGTGCAGAAAACAGTTGCAGAAGATCAAATTGATACAGTGGAATGGGAAGCTGTACAAGGAGATGAACAGAATGAGGAATCACCTGCCGAGGGGGCTTTAGCAGATGGTTCTGATTCAAATGAAATAAAAGAAGAGGTAAGTTCAGAGGACGCTGCTTCTGCTCAGGCTGAGACTCCGGATCAGGAATCTGAGGCAAGTGGACAGGAAGTAGTCCCTGAAGCTAACCCTGACGTTAATAATGAGGGACAAATAGTTGAAGAGAGCATTTCTGAGAATACTTTGGAAGTTGCTGTTACAGAAAATTCTTCTGACAACGCTTCAACTATTGCTTCATCAGATAGTGCCAGCCTTTCAAGTTCAGAAGAGGCAGCAACATCTGCTTCTTCAGATGCAGCTTCAACAGAAGCTTCTAATAAAAAAATATCCAGTCCGGCACAGGGCTTTACAGGTGAATCTGTTGGGATCCATGTAGAGGTAGAGGCCCAAGAAGGCGTATTCCCTGCAGGAACAACAATGGTAGTCAATGCTATATCAGATCGTCTTGCCATTGATACAGCCAAGGAAGCTCTTGGCGAGACTGTTCAGCAGGCTAAGGGCGTGGATATTTCTTTCTATAACGCTGAGGGTCAGGAAATAGAACCATCAGATTCCAAGTATGTTCATGTATCAATTTCACTTAGCAGCGAACTTAGTGGAGAAACATTTAGTGTACTTCATAAGGATGACGCCGGAAATACAGAAAAGGTAGCAAATGCAAATGCTGACGGTGCATCTTTTAACGCGAATGCATTCTCTGTATATATTGTTGCAGGAGAAGGCGATTCTTCCCACGATACGGATGATAAAAGAGCAATTTGTACTTATACCTTCTATGTTGATACTACAGAGTTTAACACTCAGCTTGTAAAAGAGGGTGATACTCTTGCTCATCCGGGTATCCCTTCAGGACTTGGCTCTGATGAGGAATTCCTTGGATGGTTTACATCTGATGGCCAGGAAGTTAAGTTTGGAAAAGTCGAGCATGTTACAGCTAATAGCAAGGTTGATGCCTATGCCAAGATACAGACAACATATTATCTGACTTTTATTGGTGTTGACGGTGAAGTAGTTCATGTTAAAAAGAAAGTAGTTGTTACAGGCGAATCTACCATGGTAGATGTTAATGATATAACTACCAATCCCAAGAAGGATACACAGGCGTTTTACGGCTGGTCACTTAAAAAGGACAGCAAAGATATTATTACGGGTCAGGTAGATATATCCAAAGTTCATGAAGTTTATGCTGTAGCAACAGATGTACACTGGATTCATTTCGATGAAAATGATGGAGTGAAGGGCGGTGGAGCTTCTTACACCGGACCTATTCATGTAAAGACTGGAGAAACAGCTTCAGAACCTGCAGAGCCAACAAGGCATGGATACATTTTTGGAGGATGGTATACAAAGAAGGGGGCTGAGGCAGGAAAAGTAGACGAGTCATCTAAATTTGACTGGAGCAAAGTGTTTACTGACGATGACGAAGATATCACTCTTTATGCGAAGTGGAGTCCTAATAAATATGCTCAGTACACAATTGTTGTTTGGAAGCAGAATATAGAAGATGACAAAGCGATAACTGATAATAGTCAAAAGACTTATGATTATAGTGGAACATATACTGCGACAGCAAAGGTTGGAACAAAAGTTTCAAAAGCTCTTGCAGGTGATTATGCAAAAATTAAGGAAGAAGGATTCCATTATAGCTGGATAGAGGGCGTAAGGCTTGAAAATGGAACACCTGTCAAGGAAGAGAAGGTTAGAACAGAAGAAGACACTATCATAAATGTTTATTATGACCGAGATCTGATGAGTATTAAGTTTTATGTAGACAAACATGGTACTACATATAACGACCTTGTCTTTACCGGCCTTTATGAACAGAAATTATCCAAATATGGGTATGTATGGCCTGAGGATGCTGGACCATGGGTATTTGAACCAAAGCTTCTTGAGACAGAACTTAAATATTTGCATCTGGATTTTGTAGATTCATTTATCTTTACTACATATTGTAAGGGAACAGTGCTTAAAGTTTACCAGTACAAAAAAGGAGAGGTAAACACAGACTACTATTATTATTACCAGGAACTTGACGGAACTACCTATACACTTGACCATAAAATATCTCATTATGGTCATGAAGGTTATAGGTTCGAGTTCTTCTGTGATGATTACTATAATGGATTTAAACCGGAGTATTATATTCAGAATGGCGTAAAACATGATATGGTTTCCGGAGAGAAGATTACCGGAAATTATACAATAGATAATAGCGACGATATACATCTGTATTTCAAGAGATTGTCAAGCAAAATAGAATTCAAAGACAATTTCATGGGGAACACTTCAGTGGTAGCGGCTGATCCTGTATTTGATAGTATTCTCTATGAAATGCCACTTGATGGAAGTTACAACAACATAGATTATAAGGGACTTGCTCCTGATCTTAGTAAAGATCATGCATATGATAAGCCTGGATACAAATTTGTGGGCTGGTATGTGGATGAAAGCGGCCAGAAAGAGTATAAATGGAATGATAAGATGCCACTGGCCAATAAGATTCTCTATGCTAAATATGAGAAGGTTACATGCCATGTGATCCTTGATCCAAATGGAGGCCAGCTTATCAATCAGCAAAAGGCTGAATTTGATGTTCCTTACAGGGACACGCTTTCTAAGATCTCTCTTAATAAAAATATAGTAAGAGATGGCTATGAGTTTGTAGGTTGGTTCGAGGATACAGCAGGAAATAGCCCATATGGATATGGAGAGGTTCTCACTGATATCAAACTTACAGCTATGTGGAGAAGACCGGGTAATGTTAAGATTGTATATGTAGCCGGTGATCATGGAAGTGGAGAACCTGAAGATAAGTATATTTATGCTGTGGATTCATCGGCAGTTGTCGGGGCTCCTCCAAAGAACGTCGAGAAGGATTATGTATTTATAGGCTGGACAATTGATAACGATAAGAATAATATTTTGTATTATCCTAATAACTACTTTGGTATAAAAGAAGAGTATCTTGTAGATAAGGTTACAAGAGGAGCTGATACTGTTAAATATGTGGTCCTCAGAGCTAACTATAATACCAGAGAAGGAAGCGGTATCGATCCTGTTTATACAACGATCACATATCATTCCAATGATCCAAGAAACTTGTCCAAGGATGTAATTCTTGGACCAAACGGTGTAGATAAGCTTAAGGTTAATGAAGCTGTTAATTCACTTACTCTTAGTGAAGCGGGCTTCGAAAGACCTGGGTATGTATTCCTTGGTTGGAGTAAGGTACCGGGAGATAACAGAAACGCCAAGTTTGTTGATCCTGGACAGAAGATAGCGGCAGATAATGATGGAATACCTAATGACCTCTATGCTATATGGGTGACATCAGGTGATAATCCACCGCCACCAGATGAACCAGATCAGCCAGTTGTTATTCCTACACCACCAGATCCACCAACAACAGTAACAACAGTAACAACAGTTACTCCTGCACCAGCCGGACAGGTCCTTGGCGCAAGGAGAGAAACAGGAAATGGTCAGGCAGTTCTTGGAGCCAGAAGAGGAAGGACAGAAGATACGACCAATTTGGCACTTAGAGTGCTGGCAATAGTTGCAGCTGGGGCTGTGGCAGCAGGTCTTTTGATTACATCCAGGAAAAAGGATGATGAACAGAAGGAAGAGTAA
- a CDS encoding thiamine pyrophosphate-binding protein, with the protein MKVSDYIVDFLRKKGVTDCFMVVGGGAMFLDNSFGHAEGIKCTHFHHEQGAAIAAESYSRLNNQVAALCVTSGPGGTNAITGVLGGWLDSLPMFIVSGQVRYDTTVRYWKQTVQSSLEQAEYDDLRSLGDQEYDITKMTGHICKYAVMIEKPEDIRYHLEKAWFLMKNGRQGPVWLDVPVNYQNTDIEVETLKGFEPDKEGYGKTFPPAFGPDKARDILEQIRQAKRPVIYAGAGVRLSGGFEAFRSMVRRLGVPVCTYWDSIDLMEDDDPLYCGRGGNMGDRSGNFAIQNSDLLLVIGSRLSIRQVGYNWSSWAREARVIMVDIDRAEMTKHTIHVDERIWADARDFCEVMAREAGDMTPVSPRDEWREQCIRWKEKYPVVSDQQKNTGDDPVNVYGFMRSLSERLPKGSLTAVSNGACCVAGHQSYVIKEGSRFFNNNGVASMGYGLPAAIGMCISSGRRDTICLEGDGSIMMNLQELQTVITNKLPIKIFVINNNGYHSIRLTQNNIFSEYSKVGIGPESGDLAFPSFEKIASAFGYKYIPIRTGNELADKLGEALNTDGALLCEVFTDTTQVWEPKSSARRNPDGTLSSPPLEDLAPFLPRQELKENMYIALECE; encoded by the coding sequence ATGAAAGTTTCAGATTATATAGTAGATTTTTTGAGGAAAAAAGGCGTCACAGACTGCTTTATGGTAGTTGGTGGTGGCGCTATGTTTTTGGATAATTCATTCGGTCATGCGGAAGGAATAAAATGCACTCATTTTCATCATGAACAGGGAGCGGCTATTGCAGCAGAGAGCTATTCAAGGCTCAACAATCAGGTTGCAGCTCTGTGTGTGACATCAGGACCTGGAGGAACAAATGCTATAACAGGTGTTCTGGGAGGTTGGCTTGACAGTCTTCCGATGTTTATTGTTAGTGGCCAGGTTCGCTATGATACCACTGTAAGATATTGGAAACAGACAGTGCAGAGCTCTTTGGAACAGGCTGAATATGATGACTTAAGATCTCTTGGAGATCAGGAATATGATATTACCAAAATGACCGGGCATATATGTAAATATGCAGTAATGATTGAAAAACCGGAAGACATCAGATATCACCTGGAAAAGGCATGGTTCCTGATGAAAAATGGCAGACAGGGTCCGGTTTGGCTTGATGTTCCAGTAAACTATCAGAATACGGATATTGAAGTAGAAACACTTAAGGGGTTTGAACCTGATAAGGAAGGCTATGGCAAAACTTTTCCGCCTGCATTTGGCCCTGATAAGGCCAGAGATATCCTTGAACAGATAAGACAGGCTAAGAGGCCTGTGATCTATGCCGGAGCAGGTGTCAGGTTATCAGGAGGCTTTGAGGCCTTTAGATCGATGGTCAGGAGGCTTGGAGTTCCGGTTTGTACATATTGGGATTCAATTGATCTTATGGAAGATGATGATCCTTTGTACTGCGGAAGAGGCGGGAACATGGGAGATCGTTCGGGCAACTTTGCAATTCAGAATTCAGATCTTTTGCTTGTTATAGGAAGCAGACTTTCTATCAGACAGGTGGGCTACAACTGGAGCAGCTGGGCAAGAGAAGCCAGAGTTATCATGGTTGATATTGATAGAGCTGAGATGACCAAGCACACCATACATGTAGATGAGAGAATATGGGCAGATGCAAGAGATTTCTGTGAAGTGATGGCTAGGGAAGCAGGAGACATGACGCCTGTAAGCCCTCGAGATGAATGGAGAGAGCAGTGCATCAGGTGGAAAGAGAAATATCCTGTTGTGTCCGATCAGCAGAAGAACACAGGAGATGATCCTGTTAATGTCTATGGATTTATGAGAAGCCTTTCGGAGAGACTACCAAAGGGAAGTCTTACTGCTGTAAGTAATGGTGCTTGCTGCGTAGCAGGACATCAGAGCTATGTTATAAAGGAAGGCAGCAGATTTTTTAACAATAACGGCGTTGCAAGTATGGGATATGGACTTCCTGCCGCAATTGGTATGTGTATAAGCTCCGGAAGACGTGATACCATCTGTCTTGAAGGAGATGGCAGTATCATGATGAACCTTCAGGAACTTCAGACTGTGATCACCAATAAGCTGCCAATAAAAATATTTGTAATTAATAATAATGGTTATCATTCTATCAGGCTTACTCAGAACAATATTTTTTCTGAGTATTCAAAAGTGGGTATCGGACCTGAAAGTGGGGACCTTGCATTTCCAAGCTTTGAGAAGATAGCAAGTGCTTTTGGGTATAAATATATTCCTATCAGAACAGGTAATGAACTTGCAGATAAGCTGGGGGAAGCTTTGAATACTGACGGGGCATTACTTTGCGAGGTATTTACTGATACTACACAGGTATGGGAGCCTAAGAGTTCTGCAAGGAGAAATCCTGACGGGACGCTTTCAAGCCCACCACTTGAAGATTTGGCACCATTTCTTCCTAGACAGGAACTTAAGGAAAATATGTATATTGCGCTTGAGTGCGAATAA
- the rfbF gene encoding glucose-1-phosphate cytidylyltransferase, giving the protein MKVVILAGGFGTRISEESHLRPKPMIEIGGKPILWHIMKEYSHYGFNEFIICAGYKQEVIKEYFANYYLHNCDVTFDFADNGKVEFHSQKAEPWKVTVVDTGYSTMTGGRIKRIREHVGNETFFMTYGDGVCDIDMNDLLKFHREHGKIATVTAILAGQRFGVFDIDRNDKSIVRDFREKASIDGARINGGYMVLEPGVFDYIEGDETFFEKEPMHNLVKDGQMAAYEYNGFWKCMDTARERDELSSVIETGRAPWIKW; this is encoded by the coding sequence ATGAAAGTAGTAATTTTAGCAGGTGGTTTTGGAACAAGAATCAGTGAAGAGAGTCATCTTAGACCAAAGCCAATGATTGAGATCGGTGGAAAACCAATTCTCTGGCACATCATGAAAGAATATTCCCATTATGGGTTTAATGAATTTATAATCTGCGCAGGATATAAGCAGGAAGTTATCAAAGAGTATTTTGCCAATTATTATCTTCATAATTGTGATGTGACATTTGATTTTGCTGATAACGGCAAAGTAGAATTCCATTCACAGAAGGCAGAACCATGGAAGGTAACGGTAGTTGATACGGGCTATAGTACCATGACAGGTGGACGTATCAAGAGAATCAGAGAGCATGTAGGAAACGAAACTTTCTTTATGACTTATGGTGACGGCGTCTGTGATATTGATATGAACGATCTTCTCAAATTCCATCGTGAGCATGGCAAAATAGCTACAGTTACTGCTATTCTTGCCGGTCAGAGATTTGGAGTTTTTGATATAGACAGAAATGATAAATCAATTGTCAGAGATTTCAGGGAGAAGGCCAGCATCGACGGCGCTCGTATAAACGGTGGTTATATGGTACTTGAGCCGGGAGTCTTTGATTACATTGAGGGTGATGAGACTTTCTTTGAAAAAGAGCCTATGCACAACCTGGTAAAGGACGGACAAATGGCGGCATACGAGTACAATGGTTTTTGGAAATGTATGGATACAGCAAGAGAAAGAGATGAACTGTCAAGTGTTATTGAAACTGGCAGAGCACCTTGGATTAAGTGGTAA
- a CDS encoding galactitol-1-phosphate 5-dehydrogenase, translating into MKAQILYGIGNIKYAELDKPVPKKGEALVKVSYCGICGSDIPRIYKSGAHNMPIIPGHEFSGLVEECKDNPSLVGKRVGVYPLIPCNSCAQCQSGYYEMCEDYNYLGSRCDGGFAEYVSVPVWNLIPLPDEVSDIEAAMIEPMAVAVHSIRRAGLLTNKYEVNKNYDNVTVLVCGLGTIGLLTAMFLIDAGFPMTYCIGNKDIQKKKLFEMGYGKEQFCDVRYEDTTGFVKSLLGGKGVDYYFECIGRSESYEQAIKSTAPLGTVMLVGNPASDMELGRDVYWKILRNQMTILGTWNSSYEGRNGRKKTYHDDIQYVLDRLVNWKSANDLGPGYFEDKSNGNEAFVHFSPEMLVTHCYGLEDLHKGLDIMKRKSEDYVKIMVKMV; encoded by the coding sequence ATGAAAGCGCAGATACTGTACGGTATTGGTAATATTAAATATGCAGAGCTTGATAAGCCTGTTCCCAAAAAAGGAGAGGCTCTTGTTAAAGTTTCATATTGCGGGATCTGTGGCTCTGACATTCCGAGAATCTATAAATCGGGAGCCCATAACATGCCGATTATTCCGGGACACGAGTTTTCAGGACTTGTAGAAGAATGCAAGGACAATCCATCACTTGTTGGAAAAAGAGTTGGCGTATATCCGCTAATTCCCTGTAATAGCTGCGCGCAGTGCCAAAGCGGATACTATGAAATGTGCGAAGACTATAACTACCTTGGATCAAGATGCGATGGAGGATTTGCTGAATATGTTTCTGTCCCTGTATGGAATCTGATCCCGCTTCCGGATGAAGTGTCTGATATAGAAGCTGCGATGATAGAACCAATGGCTGTTGCAGTACATTCCATCAGACGGGCAGGTCTTTTGACAAATAAATACGAAGTAAACAAAAATTATGATAATGTGACAGTTCTTGTATGCGGCCTTGGGACTATAGGTCTTTTGACGGCCATGTTTCTGATCGACGCAGGATTTCCAATGACATATTGCATAGGCAACAAAGATATACAAAAGAAAAAACTATTTGAAATGGGATATGGCAAGGAACAGTTCTGCGACGTCAGATATGAGGACACAACAGGATTTGTAAAGAGTCTTCTTGGTGGCAAGGGAGTTGATTACTATTTTGAGTGCATTGGCAGATCTGAGAGCTATGAGCAGGCTATAAAGAGTACTGCTCCTCTTGGAACCGTTATGCTTGTTGGAAACCCCGCATCAGACATGGAGCTTGGAAGGGATGTTTACTGGAAGATTCTGAGAAACCAGATGACAATCCTTGGAACCTGGAATTCATCTTATGAAGGCCGAAATGGCAGGAAAAAGACCTATCATGATGACATACAATACGTATTGGATAGGCTTGTTAATTGGAAATCCGCTAATGACCTCGGCCCCGGATATTTTGAAGATAAAAGCAACGGAAATGAAGCTTTTGTACATTTTTCTCCTGAAATGCTTGTTACCCACTGCTACGGATTAGAAGATTTGCATAAGGGGCTGGATATAATGAAGAGAAAATCTGAGGATTATGTAAAAATTATGGTCAAGATGGTTTGA
- a CDS encoding IspD/TarI family cytidylyltransferase encodes MNIAIILAGGKGERVGGDTPKQFMDLSGQMMILHSIKAFSESEYVGNIQIVADEAYREKIEDAIFEDSDSPIAEKFLSFSDPGENRQMSIYNALKDIGDILGRDSIDGVIIHDAARPFVTVDTVNECLLALDEHDGAMPVIPMNDTVYFSRSGQKVDELLNRNNIYAGQAPEAFWYDKYLAANEDLLPDKILLVKGSTEVAIMAGMDVAMIPGDQRNFKITTTEDMERARQIIRNE; translated from the coding sequence ATGAATATAGCTATTATTCTTGCAGGTGGTAAGGGAGAGAGAGTTGGAGGGGATACCCCAAAACAGTTTATGGATCTGTCAGGCCAAATGATGATACTTCATAGTATTAAAGCGTTTTCAGAATCAGAATACGTAGGAAATATACAGATTGTGGCAGATGAAGCCTACAGAGAAAAAATAGAAGATGCTATTTTTGAAGATAGTGATTCTCCTATTGCAGAAAAATTTCTAAGCTTTTCTGATCCCGGGGAAAACAGACAGATGTCTATCTATAATGCTCTTAAGGATATCGGGGATATATTGGGCAGGGATTCTATAGACGGAGTGATAATTCATGACGCTGCAAGGCCATTTGTTACAGTGGATACTGTTAATGAATGTCTTTTGGCACTGGATGAACATGACGGCGCCATGCCTGTAATTCCCATGAACGATACTGTGTATTTCAGCAGAAGCGGTCAGAAAGTAGATGAACTTCTAAACAGGAATAATATTTATGCTGGTCAGGCACCGGAGGCTTTTTGGTACGATAAGTATCTTGCAGCAAATGAGGATCTTCTTCCGGATAAGATATTGCTTGTTAAGGGCTCAACAGAAGTTGCTATCATGGCCGGCATGGATGTGGCGATGATACCGGGAGATCAGAGAAATTTCAAGATTACTACTACTGAGGATATGGAGAGAGCCAGACAGATTATCAGAAACGAATGA